A single Vicinamibacterales bacterium DNA region contains:
- a CDS encoding amidohydrolase family protein: MSRKVWMCVLLGAVGAAQPDAGQAHRFDVVLKNGTILDGSGLPPYRADVAIAGGRIARIGNLPRDSAEHDIDVTGLYVAPGFINIHSHLQPAALPRAENMLTQGVTTEITNADGAGPTDLRTVTARVARAGLSVNLGAYIGFNSVWSAVVGLSDRRPTAEEIDRMRALIVAAMKAGAWGVSAGLEYRPGYFARTEEVTQVVSAAAPWRTNFPNHVRKTPESGFSWRVGLEETLRIAKAAGLIGVITHMKAEGKEQGTATRLLATVAASTREGDYAAADVYPYLSGQTRLSNLIIPAWVQDGGRQAMLERFADPDQRPRIAREIEQTIAGRLGDVAGIYLPETRRHLTDVMRQMEVSAGEAVVRLVEKDDPQMIAPFGRESDLQKILEYPDTSIACDCGATNASDIHPRFYGSFPRVLGKYVREEKILTWQDAVRKMTALPAATIGMIDRGYLAPGMAADVTVFDPRTVVDRATYEKPAVLSEGIRHVFVNGVHAVRDGVVTGEQGGRVLWRTDAMPSRPMTANGRRRVTLRTQTETGEISIDIRQERGARYAQGTVVMRAGDAPVVAGELGVLQVAPGWASFTAENMHAVIDAANPLTPGSARLNVWLRNAEAPHVSAVDPAKVRVTLPQR, translated from the coding sequence ATGAGCCGAAAAGTATGGATGTGCGTGCTGCTGGGCGCAGTCGGGGCGGCACAGCCGGATGCCGGACAAGCGCATCGGTTTGACGTCGTCTTGAAGAACGGCACCATTCTGGATGGTTCAGGATTGCCGCCGTATCGCGCGGACGTTGCGATCGCGGGCGGTCGCATCGCGAGGATCGGAAATCTCCCGCGCGACTCGGCGGAGCACGATATCGACGTCACCGGACTCTACGTCGCTCCTGGATTCATCAACATTCACAGCCATCTTCAGCCGGCGGCGCTCCCGCGTGCGGAGAACATGCTGACGCAGGGCGTGACCACCGAGATCACGAATGCGGACGGAGCCGGGCCGACCGATCTACGCACCGTGACGGCACGCGTCGCCAGAGCCGGCCTCTCGGTCAATCTGGGTGCTTACATCGGTTTCAACAGCGTGTGGTCCGCCGTGGTCGGACTCTCCGATCGCCGGCCAACGGCCGAGGAGATCGATCGGATGCGTGCCCTCATCGTCGCCGCGATGAAGGCGGGCGCGTGGGGTGTCTCCGCCGGACTCGAGTACAGGCCCGGGTATTTCGCGCGAACGGAGGAAGTCACTCAGGTGGTCTCCGCTGCCGCACCATGGCGAACGAACTTCCCGAACCACGTCCGGAAGACGCCCGAGTCGGGCTTCAGCTGGCGCGTCGGCCTCGAAGAGACGCTGCGCATTGCGAAGGCGGCGGGATTGATTGGGGTCATCACGCACATGAAGGCAGAAGGGAAGGAGCAGGGAACGGCGACCCGGCTGCTTGCCACCGTCGCCGCGTCGACCCGGGAGGGCGACTACGCGGCGGCGGACGTGTACCCATATCTGTCCGGGCAGACCCGCCTGAGCAATCTCATCATTCCGGCCTGGGTGCAGGATGGCGGACGACAGGCGATGCTCGAGCGATTTGCCGACCCCGACCAGCGTCCGCGGATCGCCCGCGAAATCGAGCAGACGATCGCCGGTCGATTGGGCGACGTCGCGGGCATCTATCTTCCGGAGACGCGACGGCATTTGACCGATGTGATGCGCCAGATGGAGGTGTCTGCGGGCGAGGCGGTGGTGCGGCTGGTCGAGAAGGACGACCCGCAGATGATCGCGCCATTCGGCCGCGAATCAGACCTGCAGAAGATCCTCGAGTACCCCGACACGTCGATCGCGTGCGATTGCGGTGCCACGAACGCGAGCGACATCCATCCGCGGTTCTACGGCTCGTTTCCTCGAGTCCTCGGAAAGTACGTGCGTGAAGAGAAGATTCTCACCTGGCAGGATGCGGTGCGGAAGATGACGGCGCTTCCGGCAGCGACGATCGGCATGATCGATCGCGGCTACCTCGCGCCCGGTATGGCAGCCGATGTGACGGTGTTCGATCCTCGTACCGTCGTCGATCGCGCAACCTACGAGAAGCCGGCCGTTCTTTCCGAGGGCATTCGGCATGTCTTCGTCAACGGCGTGCATGCGGTGCGTGACGGCGTGGTCACCGGCGAGCAAGGCGGACGCGTACTCTGGAGAACCGATGCGATGCCGAGCCGTCCGATGACAGCAAACGGAAGGCGCCGCGTCACCCTGCGCACGCAGACTGAGACTGGTGAGATCTCGATCGATATCCGGCAGGAGCGGGGCGCGCGTTACGCGCAGGGAACCGTCGTAATGCGAGCCGGCGACGCGCCAGTCGTGGCGGGCGAACTCGGCGTGCTACAGGTGGCGCCCGGTTGGGCGAGCTTTACCGCCGAGAACATGCATGCCGTGATTGACGCTGCGAATCCGTTGACTCCTGGATCGGCACGGCTGAACGTTTGGCTGCGCAACGCCGAGGCTCCGCACGTGTCGGCGGTCGATCCTGCGAAGGTCCGCGTGACGCTTCCGCAGCGCTGA